Proteins from a single region of Equus asinus isolate D_3611 breed Donkey chromosome 17, EquAss-T2T_v2, whole genome shotgun sequence:
- the RCOR2 gene encoding REST corepressor 2 isoform X2 translates to MPSVMEKPSAGSGILSRSRSKTAPNGGQPHSEDDSSEEEHSHDSMIRVGTNYQAVIPECKPESPARYSNKELKGMLVWSPNHCVSDAKLDKYIAMAKEKHGYNIEQALGMLLWHKHDVEKSLADLANFTPFPDEWTVEDKVLFEQAFGFHGKCFQRIQQMLPDKLIPSLVKYYYSWKKTRSRTSVMDRQARRLGGRKDKEDSDELEEGRGAVSEGEPDAGDPKREPVPSRPLNARPGPGKKEAQGSQYRHHPLRTRRRPPKGMYLSPEGLTAVSGSPDLANLTLRGLDSQLISLKRQVQSMKQTNSSLRQALEGGIDPLRPPEANTKFNSRWTTDEQLLAVQGPDYICLNVGAPIGAPCTTPSSTSHLAVPAAPAAEATFAHGSHSASSATPTPAGALPPAPAGPQPAPTTPHPPCSGCLPPQCPPWPSAPTHPDWSPSGASSTLTLSPEALYQPEAPEPLCWTSSDTSGFPEARRD, encoded by the exons ACAGCATGATCCGCGTTGGAACCAATTACCAGGCCGTAATTCCGGAGTGCAAGCCTG AGAGCCCCGCACGCTACAGCAACAAGGAGCTGAAGGGGATGCTGGTGTGGTCGCCCAACCACTGTGTGTCAGATGCCAAGC TTGACAAGTACATCGCCATGGCCAAGGAGAAGCACGGCTACAACATTGAGCAG GCACTGGGCATGCTCCTGTGGCATAAGCATGACGTGGAGAAGTCGCTGGCCGACCTGGCCAACTTCACCCCCTTCCCCGACGAGTGGACTGTGGAGGACAAGGTGTTGTTTGAACAGGCCTTCGGCTTCCACGGCAAGTGCTTCCAGCGGATCCAGCAGATG CTGCCCGACAAGCTGATCCCCAGCCTGGTGAAGTATTATTACTCTTGGAAGAAGACCCGTAGCCGGACCAGTGTGATGGACAGACAGGCTCGGCGGCTGGGGGGCCGAAAGGACAAAGAAGACAG CGATGAGCTTGAAGAAGGACGAGGAGCCGTGAGTGAGGGAGAGCCAGATGCCGGAGACCCCAAGAGAGAG CCTGTGCCCTCTCGGCCCCTGAATGCCCGCCCAGGTCCGGGGAAGAAGGAGGCGCAGGGGTCTCAATACCGCCACCACCCGCTGCGAACCCGACGGCGCCCACCCAAGGGCATGTACCTGAGCCCAGAGGGCCTCACTGCCGTGTCAGGAAGCCCGGATCTTGCCAACCTCACGCTTCGAGGCCTTGACTCCCAGCTCATCTCCCTCAAGCGCCAG GTGCAGAGCATGAAGCAGACCAACAGCAGCCTCCGCCAAGCCCTGGAGGGGGGCATTGATCCACTCCGCCCCCCCGAG GCCAACACCAAGTTCAACTCCCGCTGGACCACGGATGAGCAGCTTTTGGCTGTGCAAG gtCCAGATTACATCTGTCTCAACGTCGGTGCCCCGATCGGTGCCCCCTgcaccaccccctcctccacctcccacctcGCTGTCCCAGCCGCCCCCGCTGCTGAGGCCACCTTTGCCCACGGCTCCCACTCTGCTTCGTCAGCCACCCCCACTCCAGCAGGGGCGCTTCCTCCAGCCCCGGCTGGCCCCCAAccagcccccaccacccctcatCCGCCCTGCTCTGGCTGCCTCCCGCCACAGTGCCCGCCCTGGCCCTCAGCCCCCACCCACCCTGATTGGAGCCCCTCTGGAGCCTCCAGCACCCTCACTCTGAGCCCTGAGGCCCTCTACCAACCAGAGGCTCCAGAACCCCTTTGCTGGACATCCTCAGACACCTCTGGCTTCCCTGAGGCCAGAAGGGACTAG
- the RCOR2 gene encoding REST corepressor 2 isoform X3: MPSVMEKPSAGSGILSRSRSKTAPNGGQPHSEDDSSEEEHSHDSMIRVGTNYQAVIPECKPESPARYSNKELKGMLVWSPNHCVSDAKLDKYIAMAKEKHGYNIEQALGMLLWHKHDVEKSLADLANFTPFPDEWTVEDKVLFEQAFGFHGKCFQRIQQMLPDKLIPSLVKYYYSWKKTRSRTSVMDRQARRLGGRKDKEDSDELEEGRGAVSEGEPDAGDPKREPVPSRPLNARPGPGKKEAQGSQYRHHPLRTRRRPPKGMYLSPEGLTAVSGSPDLANLTLRGLDSQLISLKRQVQSMKQTNSSLRQALEGGIDPLRPPEANTKFNSRWTTDEQLLAVQAIRRYGKDFGAIAEVIGNKTLTQVKTFFVSYRRRFNLEEVLQEWEAEQDGAPGAPVPMEEARRGAPLPAPALEEDDEVQITSVSTSVPRSVPPAPPPPPPPTSLSQPPPLLRPPLPTAPTLLRQPPPLQQGRFLQPRLAPNQPPPPLIRPALAASRHSARPGPQPPPTLIGAPLEPPAPSL; encoded by the exons ACAGCATGATCCGCGTTGGAACCAATTACCAGGCCGTAATTCCGGAGTGCAAGCCTG AGAGCCCCGCACGCTACAGCAACAAGGAGCTGAAGGGGATGCTGGTGTGGTCGCCCAACCACTGTGTGTCAGATGCCAAGC TTGACAAGTACATCGCCATGGCCAAGGAGAAGCACGGCTACAACATTGAGCAG GCACTGGGCATGCTCCTGTGGCATAAGCATGACGTGGAGAAGTCGCTGGCCGACCTGGCCAACTTCACCCCCTTCCCCGACGAGTGGACTGTGGAGGACAAGGTGTTGTTTGAACAGGCCTTCGGCTTCCACGGCAAGTGCTTCCAGCGGATCCAGCAGATG CTGCCCGACAAGCTGATCCCCAGCCTGGTGAAGTATTATTACTCTTGGAAGAAGACCCGTAGCCGGACCAGTGTGATGGACAGACAGGCTCGGCGGCTGGGGGGCCGAAAGGACAAAGAAGACAG CGATGAGCTTGAAGAAGGACGAGGAGCCGTGAGTGAGGGAGAGCCAGATGCCGGAGACCCCAAGAGAGAG CCTGTGCCCTCTCGGCCCCTGAATGCCCGCCCAGGTCCGGGGAAGAAGGAGGCGCAGGGGTCTCAATACCGCCACCACCCGCTGCGAACCCGACGGCGCCCACCCAAGGGCATGTACCTGAGCCCAGAGGGCCTCACTGCCGTGTCAGGAAGCCCGGATCTTGCCAACCTCACGCTTCGAGGCCTTGACTCCCAGCTCATCTCCCTCAAGCGCCAG GTGCAGAGCATGAAGCAGACCAACAGCAGCCTCCGCCAAGCCCTGGAGGGGGGCATTGATCCACTCCGCCCCCCCGAG GCCAACACCAAGTTCAACTCCCGCTGGACCACGGATGAGCAGCTTTTGGCTGTGCAAG CCATCCGTAGGTATGGCAAAGACTTTGGGGCTATTGCAGAGGTGATTGGGAACAAGACTCTGACCCAAGTGAAGACCTTCTTTGTGAGCTACCGGCGCCGCTTCAATCTGGAGGAGGTGCTGCAGGAATGGGAGGCCGAGCAGGATGGGGCCCCTGGAGCCCCGGTCCCCATGGAGGAGGCTAGGAGAGGGGCTCCCTTGCCAGCCCCAGCCCTAGAGGAAGATGACGAG gtCCAGATTACATCTGTCTCAACGTCGGTGCCCCGATCGGTGCCCCCTgcaccaccccctcctccacctcccacctcGCTGTCCCAGCCGCCCCCGCTGCTGAGGCCACCTTTGCCCACGGCTCCCACTCTGCTTCGTCAGCCACCCCCACTCCAGCAGGGGCGCTTCCTCCAGCCCCGGCTGGCCCCCAAccagcccccaccacccctcatCCGCCCTGCTCTGGCTGCCTCCCGCCACAGTGCCCGCCCTGGCCCTCAGCCCCCACCCACCCTGATTGGAGCCCCTCTGGAGCCTCCAGCACCCTCACTCTGA
- the RCOR2 gene encoding REST corepressor 2 isoform X1: MPSVMEKPSAGSGILSRSRSKTAPNGGQPHSEDDSSEEEHSHDSMIRVGTNYQAVIPECKPESPARYSNKELKGMLVWSPNHCVSDAKLDKYIAMAKEKHGYNIEQALGMLLWHKHDVEKSLADLANFTPFPDEWTVEDKVLFEQAFGFHGKCFQRIQQMLPDKLIPSLVKYYYSWKKTRSRTSVMDRQARRLGGRKDKEDSDELEEGRGAVSEGEPDAGDPKREPVPSRPLNARPGPGKKEAQGSQYRHHPLRTRRRPPKGMYLSPEGLTAVSGSPDLANLTLRGLDSQLISLKRQVQSMKQTNSSLRQALEGGIDPLRPPEANTKFNSRWTTDEQLLAVQEVIGNKTLTQVKTFFVSYRRRFNLEEVLQEWEAEQDGAPGAPVPMEEARRGAPLPAPALEEDDEVQITSVSTSVPRSVPPAPPPPPPPTSLSQPPPLLRPPLPTAPTLLRQPPPLQQGRFLQPRLAPNQPPPPLIRPALAASRHSARPGPQPPPTLIGAPLEPPAPSL, from the exons ACAGCATGATCCGCGTTGGAACCAATTACCAGGCCGTAATTCCGGAGTGCAAGCCTG AGAGCCCCGCACGCTACAGCAACAAGGAGCTGAAGGGGATGCTGGTGTGGTCGCCCAACCACTGTGTGTCAGATGCCAAGC TTGACAAGTACATCGCCATGGCCAAGGAGAAGCACGGCTACAACATTGAGCAG GCACTGGGCATGCTCCTGTGGCATAAGCATGACGTGGAGAAGTCGCTGGCCGACCTGGCCAACTTCACCCCCTTCCCCGACGAGTGGACTGTGGAGGACAAGGTGTTGTTTGAACAGGCCTTCGGCTTCCACGGCAAGTGCTTCCAGCGGATCCAGCAGATG CTGCCCGACAAGCTGATCCCCAGCCTGGTGAAGTATTATTACTCTTGGAAGAAGACCCGTAGCCGGACCAGTGTGATGGACAGACAGGCTCGGCGGCTGGGGGGCCGAAAGGACAAAGAAGACAG CGATGAGCTTGAAGAAGGACGAGGAGCCGTGAGTGAGGGAGAGCCAGATGCCGGAGACCCCAAGAGAGAG CCTGTGCCCTCTCGGCCCCTGAATGCCCGCCCAGGTCCGGGGAAGAAGGAGGCGCAGGGGTCTCAATACCGCCACCACCCGCTGCGAACCCGACGGCGCCCACCCAAGGGCATGTACCTGAGCCCAGAGGGCCTCACTGCCGTGTCAGGAAGCCCGGATCTTGCCAACCTCACGCTTCGAGGCCTTGACTCCCAGCTCATCTCCCTCAAGCGCCAG GTGCAGAGCATGAAGCAGACCAACAGCAGCCTCCGCCAAGCCCTGGAGGGGGGCATTGATCCACTCCGCCCCCCCGAG GCCAACACCAAGTTCAACTCCCGCTGGACCACGGATGAGCAGCTTTTGGCTGTGCAAG AGGTGATTGGGAACAAGACTCTGACCCAAGTGAAGACCTTCTTTGTGAGCTACCGGCGCCGCTTCAATCTGGAGGAGGTGCTGCAGGAATGGGAGGCCGAGCAGGATGGGGCCCCTGGAGCCCCGGTCCCCATGGAGGAGGCTAGGAGAGGGGCTCCCTTGCCAGCCCCAGCCCTAGAGGAAGATGACGAG gtCCAGATTACATCTGTCTCAACGTCGGTGCCCCGATCGGTGCCCCCTgcaccaccccctcctccacctcccacctcGCTGTCCCAGCCGCCCCCGCTGCTGAGGCCACCTTTGCCCACGGCTCCCACTCTGCTTCGTCAGCCACCCCCACTCCAGCAGGGGCGCTTCCTCCAGCCCCGGCTGGCCCCCAAccagcccccaccacccctcatCCGCCCTGCTCTGGCTGCCTCCCGCCACAGTGCCCGCCCTGGCCCTCAGCCCCCACCCACCCTGATTGGAGCCCCTCTGGAGCCTCCAGCACCCTCACTCTGA